Proteins co-encoded in one Halorussus vallis genomic window:
- a CDS encoding tRNA(Ile)(2)-agmatinylcytidine synthase, with protein MTVIGLDDTDSRERGMCTTYLAARVAERLRADADADVGRLLLVRLNPAVKHKTRGNAALAVHTDADSETAFELAREEIDAVAETADPRTNPGLVVAPGDPEAVPDSVAEFARSAVRDLLAVAEADERIADAGYLSAGWKEGRGKIGALAAVGAHAAFEEWTYECITYRERDRWGTPREVDADSAFTAADAGYPDVWDTVDRETGELVCVPHTPGPILHGIRGDSPDAVRRVAREIEGESVERRALFRTNQGTDAHLGDAALADVEDGRSYRVSGAVTTAPETRRGGHVFFEMADDGERLRCAAFEPTKRFRDRVRALRPGDRITACGEVAEGTLKLEKFAVCDLNRTERVTPDCPDCGRSMKSAGANQGYRCRDCKNTADGKVEVEVDRDLEEGWYEVPPEARRHIAKPLVRGGFDAPIHSEK; from the coding sequence GTGACCGTCATCGGCCTCGACGACACCGATTCCCGCGAGCGCGGGATGTGCACGACCTACCTCGCCGCCCGGGTGGCCGAGCGCCTGCGAGCGGACGCCGACGCCGACGTCGGGCGACTGCTCCTGGTTCGGCTCAACCCCGCGGTGAAGCACAAGACCCGCGGAAACGCCGCGCTCGCGGTCCACACCGACGCCGACTCCGAGACGGCGTTCGAACTCGCCCGCGAGGAGATAGACGCCGTCGCCGAAACCGCCGACCCCCGGACGAACCCCGGGCTGGTCGTCGCGCCGGGCGACCCCGAGGCGGTGCCCGACTCCGTGGCCGAGTTCGCCCGCTCGGCCGTTCGCGACCTGCTCGCCGTCGCCGAGGCCGACGAGCGCATCGCCGACGCCGGCTACCTGAGCGCCGGGTGGAAGGAGGGCCGCGGAAAGATCGGGGCGCTGGCCGCCGTCGGCGCTCACGCCGCCTTCGAGGAGTGGACCTACGAGTGCATCACCTACCGCGAGCGCGACCGGTGGGGCACGCCCAGGGAGGTTGACGCCGACTCGGCGTTCACGGCCGCCGACGCCGGCTATCCCGACGTCTGGGACACCGTCGACCGCGAGACGGGCGAGTTGGTCTGCGTACCCCACACGCCGGGTCCCATCCTCCACGGCATCCGGGGCGACTCGCCGGACGCCGTCCGGCGAGTCGCCCGCGAAATCGAGGGCGAGTCGGTCGAGCGCCGGGCGCTGTTCCGGACCAACCAGGGCACCGACGCCCACCTCGGGGACGCCGCTCTCGCCGACGTCGAGGACGGCCGGAGCTACCGCGTCTCGGGCGCGGTGACGACCGCGCCCGAGACGCGCCGGGGCGGCCACGTCTTCTTCGAGATGGCGGACGACGGCGAAAGGCTCCGGTGCGCCGCCTTCGAACCCACCAAGCGGTTCCGCGACCGGGTCCGGGCGCTCCGGCCGGGCGACCGCATCACGGCCTGCGGCGAAGTCGCCGAGGGGACGCTCAAGCTCGAGAAGTTCGCGGTCTGCGACCTGAACCGGACCGAGCGCGTCACCCCCGACTGCCCCGACTGCGGCCGGTCGATGAAGAGCGCCGGGGCGAACCAGGGCTACCGGTGCCGGGACTGCAAGAACACCGCGGACGGGAAGGTCGAAGTCGAGGTCGACCGCGACCTCGAAGAAGGCTGGTACGAGGTGCCGCCGGAGGCCCGCCGGCACATCGCCAAACCGCTCGTCCGGGGCGGCTTCGACGCGCCGATTCACTCCGAGAAGTGA
- a CDS encoding transcriptional regulator translates to MSRSALVGNVTAMLEDAGFTVSDRCAIRPKSFDVAARRGRDLLLLKILANVDAFDAATGLEMRRLGTHLDATPLVVGLRTRDEDLEPGVVYFRHGVPVFSPDTAMELFVEGMSPLVYAAPGGLYVNIDGDVLRDEREERGWSLGRLAKELGVSRRTVSKYEDGMNASVEVALELSDMFEGDLTSPVDVLDGADEVREDEPTPDDPEPDSDDERIVTVLTRAGFEVHPTVRAPFKTVSEDNDSHENVLTGHSAFTKAAEKRARIMSSIGHVARTRSVYFVDEAKRENVDGTGLVEREELEGIRDADELRELIRERAEEPKEEPA, encoded by the coding sequence ATGTCCCGGTCTGCACTGGTCGGGAACGTGACCGCGATGCTGGAAGACGCGGGCTTCACGGTCAGCGACCGGTGTGCTATACGCCCGAAGAGCTTCGACGTGGCGGCACGTCGAGGGCGCGACCTGTTGTTGCTGAAGATACTCGCGAACGTCGACGCGTTCGACGCAGCGACCGGACTGGAGATGCGTCGACTCGGGACGCACCTCGACGCCACCCCGCTGGTCGTCGGTCTGCGTACCCGCGACGAGGACCTCGAACCTGGCGTGGTCTACTTCCGCCACGGCGTGCCCGTGTTCAGCCCCGACACCGCGATGGAACTGTTCGTCGAAGGAATGTCGCCGCTGGTCTACGCCGCCCCGGGCGGCCTCTACGTCAACATCGACGGCGACGTGCTGCGCGACGAGCGCGAGGAACGCGGCTGGAGCCTCGGCCGCCTCGCCAAGGAACTCGGCGTCTCCCGGCGCACCGTCTCGAAGTACGAGGACGGCATGAACGCCAGCGTCGAGGTCGCCCTCGAACTGTCGGACATGTTCGAGGGCGACCTCACCAGCCCCGTCGACGTGCTCGACGGCGCCGACGAGGTCCGCGAGGACGAACCGACGCCCGACGACCCCGAACCCGACAGCGACGACGAGCGCATCGTCACCGTGCTCACCCGCGCGGGCTTCGAGGTCCACCCGACGGTCCGCGCGCCGTTCAAGACGGTCAGCGAGGACAACGACAGCCACGAGAACGTGTTGACGGGCCACTCGGCGTTCACCAAGGCCGCCGAGAAGCGCGCCCGCATCATGTCTTCCATCGGCCACGTCGCCCGAACCCGGTCGGTCTACTTCGTCGACGAGGCCAAGCGCGAGAACGTCGATGGGACGGGCCTGGTCGAGCGCGAGGAACTGGAGGGCATCCGCGACGCCGACGAACTCCGGGAACTCATCCGCGAGCGCGCCGAGGAACCCAAAGAAGAACCCGCGTAG
- a CDS encoding glutathione S-transferase N-terminal domain-containing protein: MTNLELYELEGCPYCAKVKDKLDDLDLDYESNMVAGPKSERDEVEEVSGQRGVPVLVDEENDVEGMHESDDIVEYLDETYGDGEQAA, from the coding sequence ATGACGAACCTCGAACTGTACGAACTCGAAGGCTGTCCGTACTGCGCGAAGGTCAAGGACAAACTCGACGACCTCGACCTCGACTACGAATCGAACATGGTCGCGGGGCCGAAGTCCGAGCGTGACGAGGTCGAGGAAGTCAGCGGCCAGCGAGGCGTGCCGGTGCTGGTCGATGAGGAGAACGACGTCGAGGGGATGCACGAGAGCGACGACATCGTGGAGTACCTCGACGAGACGTACGGCGATGGCGAACAGGCGGCGTAG